In Aegilops tauschii subsp. strangulata cultivar AL8/78 chromosome 3, Aet v6.0, whole genome shotgun sequence, one genomic interval encodes:
- the LOC109739041 gene encoding uncharacterized protein isoform X2, with amino-acid sequence MEARRRLHPPPGAELSRPQPRWVMLDRFVHYKAYAGEAVAEEVMDGTQSAISSTCTNISIAVSLRVAEPPAVSRLYLHWPERFMTASLSQVSQPFIIAAHGRSILFQAYAPFVGDSCPAFYYYPIDYFLYTASGSEKSPCLMRLPPCFDGGDKNPDVDLYFHPYRLQQLRSMWRDDIGLLCRGKGEFVVAQLTFGGQLCVLHRKPGEEEGDMNWSVENMPLPDGDDIPNLLCGSWQTDAVVPYGGCYLCWADCYLGLLFVGVIDKRTKPPCYVPLPDGLDSNRLCIDPGYPDPARRVCVSESGLINLICVGDRAGCSVCASSYSAFTITVWTFTNLREKKWMKCFTMEDIKFWAALDFDKRLPHVLPEFPTISLVKPDVVSFRLNGGNKLFWLIEIDMKKEVLGSTSLYIFEEEEEKCSTDMAHWRSFPGYSFVPSPFTRYLDQHAIRRIMRSCC; translated from the exons ATGGAAGCTCGTCGGCGTCTTCATCCGCCACCCGGTGCGGAGCTCTCCCGCCCTCAGCCTCGCTGGGTGATGCTAGATCGCTTCGTCCACTACAAGGCGTACGCTGGTGAGGCTGTTGCGGAGGAGGTAATGGACGGCACGCAATCGGCGATCTCCTCCACCTGCACCAACATAAGCATCGCCGTCTCTCTCAGGGTTGCTGAACCGCCCGCTGTGTCCCGTCTCTACCTCCACTGGCCCGAGCGATTCATGACGGCGTCGTTGAGCCAGGTGAGTCAGCCGTTCATCATCGCGGCTCACGGCCGCTCCATACTTTTCCAGGCGTATGCCCCCTTCGTTGGAGATAGCTGTCCGGCATTCTACTATTACCCCATAGACTATTTCCTCTACACAGCCTCTGGCTCAGAGAAGTCTCCTTGTCTCATGCGACTCCCGCCTTGCTTCGATGGTGGGGACAAGAACCCGGACGTGGATTTGTACTTCCACCCGTACCGTCTCCAGCAGCTGCGATCTATGTGGCGTGATGACATTGGCCTCCTTTGCCGTGGCAAGGGGGAGTTCGTGGTGGCGCAGCTCACATTTGGCGGCCAGCTCTGCGTGCTACACCGTAAACCTGGGGAGGAGGAGGGCGACATGAATTGGAGCGTTGAAAATATGCCCTTACCTGACGGCGATGACATCCCAAACCTGCTGTGTGGTTCGTGGCAAACGGACGCCGTCGTCCCCTATGGTGGTTGTTACCTGTGCTGGGCGGATTGCTACCTGGGCTTGCTTTTTGTCGGTGTCATTGACAAGCGGACGAAGCCCCCGTGCTACGTCCCCTTACCTGATGGTCTGGATTCCAATCGTCTGTGCATTGACCCAGGGTATCCTGACCCGGCCCGTCGTGTCTGTGTCTCTGAGTCCGGCTTGATTAACCTCATATGTGTTGGTGATCGTGCTGGCTGCAGTGTGTGTGCCAGTTCTTATTCTGCTTTCACTATCACAGTATGGACTTTCACCAACTTAAGGGAAAAGAAATGGATGAAATGTTTCACCATGGAAGACATCAAGTTCTGGGCTGCTCTTGATTTTGACAAGCGTCTTCCGCATGTGCTACCAGAGTTCCCTACCATCAGCTTGGTTAAGCCTGATGTTGTTTCCTTCCGGTTGAATGGTGGTAATAAACTTTTCTGGCTGATTGAGATTGACATGAAGAAGGAAGTGCTGGGGTCAACCAGTCTCTACATctttgaagaagaagaagagaaatgCTCCACTGACATGGCCCACTGGAGATCATTTCCTGGCTACTCCTTTGTTCCCAGCCCGTTCACCCGATACTTGGACCAGCATGCCATCAGAAG AATAATGAGGTCGTGCTGCTAG
- the LOC109739041 gene encoding uncharacterized protein isoform X1 produces MEARRRLHPPPGAELSRPQPRWVMLDRFVHYKAYAGEAVAEEVMDGTQSAISSTCTNISIAVSLRVAEPPAVSRLYLHWPERFMTASLSQVSQPFIIAAHGRSILFQAYAPFVGDSCPAFYYYPIDYFLYTASGSEKSPCLMRLPPCFDGGDKNPDVDLYFHPYRLQQLRSMWRDDIGLLCRGKGEFVVAQLTFGGQLCVLHRKPGEEEGDMNWSVENMPLPDGDDIPNLLCGSWQTDAVVPYGGCYLCWADCYLGLLFVGVIDKRTKPPCYVPLPDGLDSNRLCIDPGYPDPARRVCVSESGLINLICVGDRAGCSVCASSYSAFTITVWTFTNLREKKWMKCFTMEDIKFWAALDFDKRLPHVLPEFPTISLVKPDVVSFRLNGGNKLFWLIEIDMKKEVLGSTSLYIFEEEEEKCSTDMAHWRSFPGYSFVPSPFTRYLDQHAIRSEKLQNIRLEQAKEKIFVEE; encoded by the exons ATGGAAGCTCGTCGGCGTCTTCATCCGCCACCCGGTGCGGAGCTCTCCCGCCCTCAGCCTCGCTGGGTGATGCTAGATCGCTTCGTCCACTACAAGGCGTACGCTGGTGAGGCTGTTGCGGAGGAGGTAATGGACGGCACGCAATCGGCGATCTCCTCCACCTGCACCAACATAAGCATCGCCGTCTCTCTCAGGGTTGCTGAACCGCCCGCTGTGTCCCGTCTCTACCTCCACTGGCCCGAGCGATTCATGACGGCGTCGTTGAGCCAGGTGAGTCAGCCGTTCATCATCGCGGCTCACGGCCGCTCCATACTTTTCCAGGCGTATGCCCCCTTCGTTGGAGATAGCTGTCCGGCATTCTACTATTACCCCATAGACTATTTCCTCTACACAGCCTCTGGCTCAGAGAAGTCTCCTTGTCTCATGCGACTCCCGCCTTGCTTCGATGGTGGGGACAAGAACCCGGACGTGGATTTGTACTTCCACCCGTACCGTCTCCAGCAGCTGCGATCTATGTGGCGTGATGACATTGGCCTCCTTTGCCGTGGCAAGGGGGAGTTCGTGGTGGCGCAGCTCACATTTGGCGGCCAGCTCTGCGTGCTACACCGTAAACCTGGGGAGGAGGAGGGCGACATGAATTGGAGCGTTGAAAATATGCCCTTACCTGACGGCGATGACATCCCAAACCTGCTGTGTGGTTCGTGGCAAACGGACGCCGTCGTCCCCTATGGTGGTTGTTACCTGTGCTGGGCGGATTGCTACCTGGGCTTGCTTTTTGTCGGTGTCATTGACAAGCGGACGAAGCCCCCGTGCTACGTCCCCTTACCTGATGGTCTGGATTCCAATCGTCTGTGCATTGACCCAGGGTATCCTGACCCGGCCCGTCGTGTCTGTGTCTCTGAGTCCGGCTTGATTAACCTCATATGTGTTGGTGATCGTGCTGGCTGCAGTGTGTGTGCCAGTTCTTATTCTGCTTTCACTATCACAGTATGGACTTTCACCAACTTAAGGGAAAAGAAATGGATGAAATGTTTCACCATGGAAGACATCAAGTTCTGGGCTGCTCTTGATTTTGACAAGCGTCTTCCGCATGTGCTACCAGAGTTCCCTACCATCAGCTTGGTTAAGCCTGATGTTGTTTCCTTCCGGTTGAATGGTGGTAATAAACTTTTCTGGCTGATTGAGATTGACATGAAGAAGGAAGTGCTGGGGTCAACCAGTCTCTACATctttgaagaagaagaagagaaatgCTCCACTGACATGGCCCACTGGAGATCATTTCCTGGCTACTCCTTTGTTCCCAGCCCGTTCACCCGATACTTGGACCAGCATGCCATCAGAAG CGAGAAGTTACAGAATATAAGACTTGAACAAGCTAAAGAAAAGATATTTGTTGAAGAGTGA